In the Streptobacillus moniliformis DSM 12112 genome, one interval contains:
- a CDS encoding S8 family serine peptidase — MKFKRFQFLGLLFLISCSIVDIDESIPNVENIGRNISSNYIINSENNESNSPKINSNVEKKEIMKDSESQNTINTVDNNEKLKQKLDRNESLIESNINTTRQLKEEDNPVTIVELFLNKSGEEKIKEKYGLTNFIGSDNSNASYNEHALRVLDGFMDTNADGIISEEEKNIFKGKNPGIKLVRRNHVGFDIMNTYGILSMSYSLVYHNINFNYLYPYSKYLDKIYNDKTYLNDYLTKRLLNKNYVYNERLLISAIGNQNLSNLETKYFSNDLSNKYQIMSPEMQALSRSESLLVKNSFRRDHNLIKKFNKYMSTIYIDSESNYYSGSFTRKDYHTQALLLRSFTVGESGLLDIEDKRYYPDSGSSYSTPRIARLAYDIKEKYPFLTYQQVKQVILGTANHDISGYLDDNVGWGNANREKALKGPSDFNAGLIDEMKYFKGNYDKIFDENGNRYFYVNIKNGKEYTFENDIVSGLKGDGNNKESKIIKIIAKKYSYDNTSREYQYRIPKVLESEKLFYSNVAQAGLRKDGEGKLILTGKQEYTAPSQVLNGTLVLKNDSKSDYTIAKKGTLVVENRTNDESEIKLKNIYTDGKLKIDSTKTSIDKLHGTHTSDVEFSGKEINIKEFRTTGEYTIRVKENEQLNLNIEKFEEEYSDFLNNLSNPFLKPVVINKDKIVSIKFVDNINEEFKKLGEITDEKILKDLPSYDVNKKKFFDEYIDNTNVSIGGTNVLMKPMSSSLRTLLLSSNSSEVKNIFTDNYASIVGNIIKNEIDNKYNRTNIILNNLEKGNRLYFDTYVRTNILNDEKFSPFVDKNYGAIIGYSRKLLNGNVLNLYGIYQYGNVEFKNSGSNKTKSINNLYNVGINISKKIFDIFAFDFDKNIGYSKSDVYNDTSDINKKTNILQSLSINPSIKLSMELKINSIKSILKPYVGYSFNYILIWGKKDNEAKENESFINRLRDIGITSAYNNNLEAGVEIDSKINDRISIQNRLVVDYNSLDEIKLNQKLAEKLHKTVGKGLNKISANYNLGVKLKVMDSLNVIGKANINSKLNVGLNLGIDFNF; from the coding sequence ATGAAATTTAAGAGATTTCAATTTTTGGGGCTGCTATTTTTAATTAGCTGTAGCATAGTTGATATTGATGAAAGTATACCAAATGTTGAAAATATAGGTAGAAATATATCAAGTAATTATATTATTAATTCAGAAAATAATGAATCAAATTCCCCTAAAATTAATAGTAATGTTGAAAAAAAAGAAATAATGAAAGATTCAGAATCTCAAAATACTATTAATACTGTTGATAATAATGAAAAGTTAAAACAAAAATTAGATAGAAATGAAAGTTTAATTGAATCAAATATTAATACAACGAGACAATTGAAAGAAGAAGATAATCCAGTAACAATAGTTGAATTATTTTTAAATAAAAGTGGAGAAGAAAAAATAAAAGAAAAGTATGGACTTACAAATTTTATTGGTTCTGATAATAGTAATGCAAGCTATAATGAACATGCTTTAAGAGTATTAGATGGATTTATGGATACAAATGCCGATGGTATTATAAGCGAGGAAGAAAAGAATATTTTTAAAGGTAAAAATCCAGGTATAAAATTAGTTAGACGTAATCATGTTGGCTTTGATATCATGAATACATATGGGATATTAAGTATGTCATATAGTTTAGTTTATCATAATATCAATTTTAACTATTTATACCCTTATAGTAAATATTTAGATAAGATATATAATGATAAAACATATTTAAATGATTATTTAACTAAAAGACTTTTAAATAAAAATTATGTATATAATGAAAGATTGTTGATAAGTGCCATAGGTAATCAGAATTTAAGTAATTTAGAAACAAAATATTTTTCTAATGATTTATCAAATAAATATCAAATAATGTCTCCAGAAATGCAGGCTCTTTCTAGAAGTGAAAGTTTACTTGTAAAAAATTCATTTAGAAGAGATCATAATTTGATAAAAAAATTTAATAAATATATGTCAACGATATATATAGATAGTGAGAGTAATTATTATTCAGGTAGCTTTACAAGAAAAGATTATCACACACAAGCCTTACTTTTAAGAAGTTTTACTGTTGGAGAATCTGGTCTTTTAGATATTGAGGATAAAAGATATTATCCAGATTCTGGATCATCATATTCAACACCAAGGATAGCAAGACTAGCTTATGATATTAAAGAAAAATATCCTTTCTTAACATACCAACAGGTAAAACAGGTAATACTTGGAACTGCAAATCATGATATTAGTGGATACTTAGATGATAATGTAGGTTGGGGTAATGCAAATAGAGAAAAGGCATTAAAAGGACCATCTGATTTCAATGCTGGTCTAATAGATGAGATGAAATACTTTAAGGGTAACTATGATAAGATATTTGATGAGAATGGAAATAGATACTTTTATGTAAATATAAAGAATGGAAAAGAGTATACTTTTGAAAATGATATAGTTAGTGGATTAAAGGGTGATGGTAATAATAAGGAAAGTAAAATTATAAAAATAATTGCTAAGAAATATAGTTATGATAATACTAGTAGAGAGTATCAATATAGAATACCAAAAGTATTAGAAAGTGAAAAACTATTTTACTCTAATGTAGCCCAAGCAGGACTTAGAAAAGATGGAGAAGGAAAGCTTATATTAACAGGAAAACAAGAATATACTGCTCCTTCACAAGTATTAAATGGAACACTAGTTTTAAAAAATGATAGTAAATCAGATTACACTATAGCTAAAAAAGGAACATTAGTTGTAGAAAATAGAACAAATGATGAAAGTGAAATAAAACTAAAAAATATATATACAGATGGAAAATTAAAGATAGATAGTACTAAAACAAGTATAGATAAACTACATGGAACTCATACATCTGATGTAGAGTTTAGTGGAAAAGAAATAAATATAAAAGAGTTTAGGACAACAGGGGAGTATACAATAAGAGTAAAAGAAAATGAACAACTTAATTTAAATATAGAAAAATTTGAAGAAGAGTACAGTGATTTTTTAAATAACTTATCAAACCCCTTTTTAAAACCAGTTGTAATAAATAAGGACAAGATAGTAAGTATAAAGTTTGTAGATAATATAAATGAAGAGTTTAAGAAATTAGGAGAAATAACAGATGAGAAGATATTAAAAGATTTACCTAGTTATGATGTAAATAAGAAGAAATTTTTTGATGAGTATATAGATAACACAAATGTTTCTATCGGTGGCACTAATGTTTTAATGAAACCAATGTCAAGCAGTTTAAGGACCTTATTATTAAGCTCAAATAGTTCAGAAGTTAAAAATATATTTACAGATAATTATGCAAGTATAGTGGGGAATATAATAAAAAATGAGATAGATAATAAGTATAATAGGACAAATATAATATTAAATAACTTAGAAAAAGGAAATAGACTATACTTTGATACTTATGTGAGAACTAATATATTAAATGATGAAAAATTTAGTCCATTTGTAGATAAGAATTATGGTGCAATAATAGGATATTCAAGAAAATTATTAAATGGAAATGTTTTAAATTTATATGGAATATATCAATATGGAAATGTTGAATTTAAAAATAGTGGAAGTAATAAAACTAAAAGTATAAATAATTTATATAATGTTGGTATAAATATTAGTAAGAAAATATTTGATATCTTTGCATTTGATTTTGATAAGAATATAGGGTATAGTAAAAGTGATGTGTATAATGATACAAGTGATATTAATAAAAAAACAAATATATTACAAAGTTTAAGTATAAATCCTAGTATAAAATTAAGTATGGAATTAAAAATAAATTCTATAAAAAGTATATTAAAACCATATGTTGGCTATTCATTTAATTATATATTAATCTGGGGTAAAAAAGATAATGAAGCTAAAGAAAATGAGAGTTTTATAAATAGATTAAGAGACATAGGAATAACAAGTGCATATAATAATAATTTAGAAGCAGGAGTAGAGATAGATAGTAAGATAAATGATAGAATAAGTATACAAAATAGATTGGTTGTTGATTATAATAGCCTTGATGAAATAAAATTAAATCAAAAGTTAGCTGAAAAATTACACAAAACTGTAGGTAAAGGATTAAATAAGATAAGTGCAAACTATAATTTAGGTGTAAAATTAAAGGTTATGGATAGTTTAAATGTAATAGGTAAGGCAAATATAAATAGTAAATTAAATGTTGGATTAAATTTAGGTATAGATTTCAATTTTTAG